From Kitasatospora sp. MAP12-44:
CTCACGCCTTCTGAGGGTCCATTAGTCCGTTTTGGAACCTGTTGCCCACTTCGGGCCGATCCGCGCCGGCGGTCTCGCCGCTTGCGGGCTGCTCTCCTCGACGGCCGTCTGTGTAAGCCTTGCTGACGATCCGTTGAACGTTCACGAAGGGGCCGCTCGGCGCGGGTTCGGCGTCCAACTCTGCACCCCTGCTGTCCCTTGGCCGCCATGGCTCCCAGCTTCCTCCCTGGTCAAGGCCGCTGTGCGACGGGGGGAAGACCGTGCGGAGACCTCCTCGGAAACTGCTGGCGCTGGGCGGGCGCCGCCGCAGGCGGGGTCGGGCGAGGTGCGGGCGACGCGCTCTAAGGTCGCCGCTTGGCGCGGCGGCGGGCGAGGCCGACGCCGATGATCATGCCGACCAGCAGTGTCACGGTCAGGACCAGCCACAGCGGCATGGTGACCGTGGAGACCCACAGCTTGACGTCGACCGACGCGGTGTTGGCCGCGATGAACCAGATGGCGAGGACCATGAGGACACCCAGGCCGATGGTGCGCAGTCGCACCTCGCGGCCCTTCACGGTCAGCGATGACTTACGAGGTCGAGATGTCTGTGCCATATGTCCAGTATCGGACTATTTCGACCCGAAATCCCGTTCAGAACGGGAAGGAGCAGGTCCTGGGCAGGAGGCTCGTCCGCATGGGGTCCAGCAACGAGTTCGACATCCTCGACGCGGTCCACCCGTGGTACCTGGCGGGCGAGCCATTCGCTCTCGCCACGGTGGTAGGCACCTTCCGCAGCGCGCCGCGGCCGCCCGGCGCCGCGATGGCGGTGTCGGCCTCCGGCGTCGTGGTGGGCAGCGTCTCGGGCGGTTGCGTCGAGGGTGCGGTGTACGAGGAGGCGCGCGAGGTGCTGATGTCGGAGCGCCGGGTGCTGCGGACGTACGGGGTGAGCGACGACGACGCCTTCGAGGCCGGACTGACCTGCGGCGGTACCCTGCAGATCTTCGTCGAGCCGGTGTCCCGCCGCAGCTTCCCCGAACTTCCCGACGTGATGGGGGCGTTGAAGGACGGCGAACCGGTGGCCGTGGCCACCGTGGTGGCCGGACCGGACAGCGGGCCAGGCGGGCTCGGGCGCCGGCTGGTGGTCTGGCCGGACCGCGCCTCGGGCACCCTGGGCTCGGTCGCGCTCGACCGCGTGGTGACCGTCGACGTCCGCGGCCTGCTCGAACAGGGCACCACCACGCTGCGCCACTACTCGCCGGCGGGTCGCTGCGCGGACCGGGCCGAGCTCGCCGATCTCGACGACCTGGCCGTGTTCGTCCGATCGTTCGTGCCCCCGCCGCGGCTACTGGTGTTCGGCGCCATCGACTTCGCGGCGGCCGTCGCCGAGCTGGGCGCGTTCCTGGGCTACCGGGTCACGGTGTGCGACGCCCGCCCGGTGTTCGCCACCGCCGAGCGGTTCCCGCACGCGGACGAGGTCGTGGTGCGCTGGCCGCACGACTACCTGACCGAGGAGGCGGCGGCCGGCCGGCTGGACGACCGCACGGTGGTCACCGTGCTGACCCACGACCCCAAGTTCGACGTGCCGCTGCTGACCGTGGCCCTGCGACTGCCCCAGCTCGCCTACGTCGGCGCGCTGGGCTCGCGCCGCACCCAGCGCGACCGGCTCGCCCGCCTGCGCGAAGTCGGCCTGGACGACCAGGAGTTGGCCCGACTGTCCGCCCCGGCCGGCCTCGACCTCGGCGCCCGCACCCCGCAGGAGACGGCGGTCTCGATCGCCGCCGAGATCATCGCCGCCCGCTGGGGCGGCACCGGCCGGCCACTGGCCCGGGGCCATGGACCCATCCACACCGCCATCGCCCCGGACGAGAGCGGCGCGCGCTGACTCACTCGCCGCTGTCGTCGCTCCAGGCGATCCCCGTGATCCGCCAGCCCGCGGGAGTCCGCACCAGCTGCATGGACTTCGTCCCGCTCCCGCTGAAGGGGGCGCCGCGCAGGACGCCGGACTTGGCGTAGCGGGTGAGGCGCTGCGCGACGTTCCCGTGCACCAGGGTGGTCCCTGGTCGTCGGTCGCGCTGGTCTCCCACTCCCTGAAGTCGGTCAACTCGCCCTTGGTGAGCAGCTCCTGGCGTGGTGACAGGAAGTCGGTCAGCGACTCGGCCTTCATGGGGTCCGCATGGCTGACGACAACGGCACCCGGGACGAAGGACGGCTCCAGCGCGCCCAGGTCGACCGTCCGTCCGTCGGTGTTGGTGAAGGCGTCGAAGAACTCGGCGGCCAGCGCGTCGATCTGCTGCTCGTCGGAGACCGAGGCCGAGGCCGAGACCGAGACCGAGGTCGAGACCGTGCCGCTGGTGGCGTCCGTTCGGTGGCTCAGCCAGTCCTCGGCGGTGACCGACCAGATCTCCAGGGGCTGCTCGCCGGAGTCGTCCGCCTCCTGGAAGGTCAGGCCGAGCCGGCGGGCCGTGTTGAGGCTCCGGGTGTTGGCGGAGAGCGTGTGCCAGGTGATCCGGCCCACTCCCCGCTCGCGGAACGCCCAGTCGATCAGCACCCCGGCCGCGCGGGTGACCAGCCCGCGCCCCTCGGCGGCGGGCTCCAGCCAGCAGCCGACCTCGGCGACGCCCGCCGTGGGGTCGATGGAGACGAACATGACGCCGCCGACCAGCACCCCGTCCAACCGGATGCCGTGGATGCCGGCGCCGGTCGAGGCCTGGGCGTCCCAGTAGCGGCGCAGAACGGCTTCGGCGGACTCCAGGTCCGTGGCGACGAAGCTGCGGCCGACCCAGGGCGCGATGTGGGTGCGGCACCGGTCGAGGTTGGCGAGGAACTCCGCCGCCCGCCAGGGCTCCAGCGGGCACAGCTCGGCGGCCAGGGTGTCGGAAAGCGGTATGGCGTACATGGAGAGCCTCCAGCGGCACACGACGGGACAGGGTACGTAACAAGTGTTTGGTACGTACCCTAGCGCCCTGTGGGCCGTTGGAGGAGGGCTGTGCTGGAAGGCAGCCCCTCGGTGGTCAGCAGGTGCCGCTGCCCGATCCGCCGAGCTGGAACGAAGTAGCCGTCGCGCTACCGGAGTTGTAGGAGCCGGGATCGGTCGCCCGGACGGTGAGGTTCGGTTGGTCGGCGGACCCGTAGAGCTGGTAGCCGGAGATCGCGGAGGAGTCGGACCAGCTGCCGCAGGAGCCGTTGCCCATCCAGCTGCGGCTGACCGGGTCGGGGTCGGCGACCTCGCCGAAGGCGCTGACCAGCTGCGCGCGGGTGAAGGTGTCGGCGTGGGTGGTCGGGTCCTGCCAGAGCGAGTCGGGGAAGTCGCCGACGGCCTGGCCGTTGTAGTAGATCCACCAGGCCTGGGTGCCGGCGTCGTGGTCGATCTGGTAGGTCGCGGCGGCCCCCGAGGTGACGGCCATGCCGGGCCGGGCGCTGGTGCCGGTGGCCGGGACGAAACCGCAGCCGTTGTAGCACGAGACCTGGCCGTCGACCCAGTGGAAGACGAACAGGTGCGGCAGGTAGTCGCCGTTGACCTGCGGGTCGACGGTCCAGCCCACCTCGACGGTGGACTGCTGGTTCGCGTCCTGCACGGACAGCTCCTGCAGCGAGTGCCCTTGCGCGCTCGCCACATACGGGGTGGCCTGCATCATGGTGACGCCGGCGCCGTTGGCGTCGGTGGTCTGCTGACCGGAGACGTAGCTGAACCATGCGCCATTGCGGTATGTCGCGGCGTCCGCACCCTGCGCGAGCAGCAGGAGCGAGAGTCCGAGTGCGGCCGCACCGAGCGCGGTGAGTGTTCTTCGGAGGGACATGGCCAAGCCTCCAGGGGAGTTAGTCGCGAGGTAACTTCAGTTACATGGCTGGTTAAGTTAGAGGCAACCGCCAGTCCCCGCAACCCTCCACACGCACCCTGTGCAGCTGGACCCGTCACCCGCCCCCCGAGGCGGCGGAGGCGGGTGACGGGTCCGGATGAGGCGGGTGTGGTTACGGGTTGATCCCGTCGTACTGGAGCACCCGGTACGGCGACTGCCCCTGCTGCCCGTTCCACTGCGAGACGATCAGCGTCAGCGAGTTCGCGCTCGCGCTGCCCGGGTGGATGTAGCCGCCGTAGAGGTAGGGGAGCTGCGGTCGGCCCCAGTGGCTCGGCGGCAGGACGTTGTTGCCGACGATCTGCGGCGTGGGCGCCGACCAGACGGCGTCGGGGCGAGGCGCGGTGCGGGTGCAGATCGAGTAGTCGACGACGTCGAAGTAGCTCATGCAGTACGTGCCGTTGATCCGCTTGACCGAGAACTCCCCGATGTTGTTGCCGGAGAGGATGATCGAGGGCGCGGCCGCCTGGGTCCACTGCCAGGAGCCGTTGAGATAGGCCCAGTTCTGCTGGGCGCCGAAGTTGCCGGCCCGGAAGTCGTTCGGCTGGATCCGGAAGAGCTGGATCGCGCCGCCGTCGGCGGTGTTGCGGTGGGTGCCGTTCCAGCGCTTGGAGAAGATGTAGAGCCAGCCGTCCGGGTCGATGCCGGCGAAGGACCACATGCCGTACATGGACTGGTTGTTGTGCTGGGTGTCGCCGGCCCAGTGGTACGGGTAGTCCTGCCAGGTCACGCCGTAGTCGTCGGAGTAGGCGACGCCTGACATCAGCGAGCCGTCGTAGCCGGCCGGCGGGGTCCAGGTCGCCACCGAGGTGTACTGGATGTAGGTGCGACCGCCGAACTCGATGCAGTCGTTGGGGATCCGGCTGAACTCCCAGCCGTATCCGTTGTCCGTCTGGTGCGCGTAGTTGAACAGCTGGGCGGCGCGGCCGCCGGTGGGCATCGCCCAGGTGAACGAGATCGGCGAGCCGCCGCTGCTGTCGAAGTTCGACTGGGCGAGCATCACCGGCGAGCCGAGGTAGGGGTTCTGCTGGGCGGCGTTGGCCCAGGAGTCGCCGAAGACGTAGCCCCAGGAGCCGTCGTGCTCCCGGAAGTAGGGGATGCCGAGATCTCCGGAGCCCAGGCCCTGCGCGTTCGCCGAGTCGCCGGGCGTGTCGCACAGCGCGGCACCGGTCTGGGCCATCGGCGCGAGCGCCGCGCGGCGAGCGGCGGGGCCGGCGAAGGCGGAGCCGGCGGTGGCGCCGAGCAGGCCCGCGCCCAGGGTCAGGCCGGCACCGGCGCGGAGCAGCGAGCGGCGGGTGGGCTCGCCGGCGTCCGGCCGGCGCGGCTGGGAAGGCTGGGACATCGAGTGATCCTCCAGAGGGCGGAGTGCGGTGAGAGCGACCGGTCGCTGACGGTGTGTGAACTACTGCACACGGCAGATCCGGTGGAAAGCGGCGTCGCGGCACGCCCGAAGCGCTTGGATGTTGTCATGGATGGTGCGAAACGAGGGGTGCCGAGGCCCATCAAACTCGGGCCGGATCGCACCGTCACGGGCTGACGGCCTGCTCGGACAAAGGCCGGACAAAGCCCGGACAGCTCGACGGACAGCTCATGGACGGCTCGACGGACCGACTCGGCGGGCTGAGCTCGACCGACAGAGAGGACCAGCAGGTGGGACGTCAGGAACAGCCGCTCGACGCCGAGGAAGGCCCCCTGGCGCTCTTCGCACTGGAGCTGCGCGAGCTGCGACGCCAGGCCGGCAGTCCGCCCTACCGCCGACTCGCCACCCGCATCAACTACTCCGCCTCCACGCTCGCCGACGCCGCCGGCGGGCGCCGGCTGCCGAGCGAGGCGGTGCTGGCCGCCTTCGTGACCGCGTGCGGCGGCGACGCGGTGGAGTGGGAGCGCCGCCGCGTGCGCACGCACCAGCTGATCACCCGGCCGCCGGCTGTGGTCGCGGAGCCGGCTGCGGTCGAGGAGGAGGTCGCGGTCGAGAAGGAGGTTGTCGAGGTGGGGCCGCAGGCCGACGGCCGGCCGCGATCGGCGTCGCCGCGTCGCGTCCTTCTCCCGCTGGTCGCGCTGCTCTTCGCCCTCACCTTCAGCGCCTGCGTCCCGGGCGACTCCGCCGCACCCGCCGCATCCGGCGCCCTGGCCGCCCTCACCACCCGGGCGTCGCTCCAAGCCACCGCACGCTGGCTGCGCCCCGGCACCGACATTCCCCCGCAGTACGTGGGCCTGATCATCGAGGCCGGCACCACCTGCCCCGAACCGGAGATCACCCCGGCCCTGGTCGCGGCCATGCTCAAGGCCGAGAGCGGCTTCGACCCGAACCTGAGCGACCCGGTCAAGGACGAGTACGGCATCGCCCGTTGGACGCCCAGGGTGCTCCGCTACTACCTGCCGCCCGACCGTCAGGCCACCGTCCCCGTACCGCCGTTCACCCCCGAGGACTCGATCCCCGCCGTTGGCCGGATGCTCTGCGCCATCGCCCCGGAGCTCCAGGGCGTCCCGGGCGACCCGGCCCTCAACCTCGCCGCCGCCTACCGCACCGCCACCTGGGTGGTCCAGCAGCAGAACCAGGCCAGGCTCGCGGCCATCCAGCCCTACCTGGACCAGGTCGGCGCCAACCTCCAGCGCTACCGCCCGCAGCAGCAGCCTTCCTGATCAGGTCAGGCGCACAGCGCCGGCGCCCGGACCTCGCTGTCTGGGACAGCCTCCGTCTCCGTCTCCGCCTCCCGCCCGCCGGTGCGGGTGGCGCCGGCGCCGGCGATCACCACGAGGACGACGCCGGCCGCCGGCGCCGGGCCGGGCACCTGACCGAGCACCAGGACGCCCATCACCAGCGCGATCGCCGGCTCCAGGCTCATCAGCGTGCCGAAGGCGCCGGCGGTGAGGCGGCGCAGCGCGAGGAATTCGAGCGTGAACGGCAGCACGGTGCTCAGCGCGGCCAGCCCCAGCATGACGAAGACCAGCGGCCAGGTCGCACGGCCGAGTTCGGACGGTGCGGCGACCAGGGTGGCGACCACGCCCGCCACCGGCAGCGAGACCGCCAGCCCCTTCAGCCCGGTCACCTGGTCGCCGACGCGCTGGGTCAGCAGGATGTACCCCGCCCAGCAGACCGCCGCACCGAGCGCGAAGCCGAGGCCGGCCGGGTCGATGCCGCCGTGCCAGGGCTCGGTCAGCAGCACGACGCCGGCGGCGGCCAGCGCTGCCCAGTGCTTGCGCCCGCCGCCCGGGCGCAGCAGGGAGATCGAGAGCGGGCCGAGGAACTCCAGCGCGCTCGCGGTGCCCAGCGGGATGCGGGCGGCGGACAGCATGAAGAGCATCACCATGCCGGCGGTCACCAGGCCCAGCAGCGCGCAGGCCAGCAGGTCGCGGCGGGCGAAGTCGCGCGGCCGCGGGCGGACCAGCAGCAGGACCAGTACGCCGGCCCAGGCCAGCCGCAGTCCGGCCGTGCCCACGGCGCCGAGTTGGGCGAAGAGCGGTACCGAAAGGGCCAGTCCGAGCTGGACGGAGGACATCGCCCCCATGGCCATCAGGGCGCCGCCCTGGGCGCCGGTCAGGCGCGGACGGGCTGCGGGGCGAGGGGCGGCGGGGCGAGAGGTGACGGCTTCCAGCGGGCTCATGGGCACCAGTAGATGGCGCGGCCACCGCTCGCGTCCACGTGTCGATCATGGACAATTCGTTCAGGAAAGCTGAACAATGGACGGATGGAGACACGGCGGCTGCAGATCCTGGCGGAGTTGTCCCGGCTGGGCTCGATGCGCGCGGTCGCGGATGTGCTCGGCGTCACCACCTCGACGGTCTCGCAGCAGATCGCCGCGCTGGCCCGTGAGATGGACACCGCGCTGATCGAGCCCGTCGGGCGGCTGGTCCGGCTGACGCCGGCGGGTCGGCGGCTCGCCGAGCATGCGGTGACGATCCTCGCCGCGGTCGAGACGGCACACCGCGACCTCGGCCCGGGAGCCGAGCCCAACGGCACCCTGCGGGTCGCCGGCTTCGCCACCGCCATCCGCGGCTACCTGCTGCCCGTCGTGGTCGACCTCGCCGCGACCAGCCCGCGGGTCCACATCCTGATCCGTGAGCACGAGCCCGCCGAGTCGCTGGAGCTGCTGGCCGCCGACGAAGTGGACCTCGCGCTCACCTACGACTACAACCTGGCTCCGGTCGCCGAGGATCCCACGATCAGCGCGACCCCGTTGTGGACCGCCAGGTGGGGGCTCGGCGTGCCGGCCGATGCCGAGCCCGGCGAGGGTACGACGCTGGACACCTTCGCCCGCTTCCGGGAGCACGACTGGATCGTCAACTCCCGCAACACGGCGGACGAGGAGGTCATCCGCACGCTCGCCTCGATGGCCGGCTTCCGTCCCCGCGTCACCCACCAGGCCGACAGCCTCGACCTGGTGCAGGAGATGATCGCGGCCGGCCTGGGCGTGGCGCTGCTGCCGATCGGCTTCCCGACCCAGCCCGGCGTGCGGCTCGTCCGGCTGGCCGGCCCCGACGTCGAGCTGCGCGCCTACGCGGTGGCCCGGCACGGCCGCCTCGACTGGCCGCCGCTCGCGCTGGTGACCGAGCTGCTCAGCGCCACAGCGCGCGGCTGACCCTCGTGTACCCGCCCCACACCGGCTGCTTCGCGTGGTCCCTCTGCGCCTGCGGTGATTTGCTGCTGAAGCATGAGCACGCCGCGAGAGGACACTGACGGTGATGGCGATGAAGGACGTGGTGGTCGTGCTCCCCGGTATCGGCGGGAGCGCGCTGAAAGTCGGCGGGCACAACGTCTGGGCGATGTCCGCCGGTGCGATCGGAAGGGCCATCGTCGGGCGCGGAGCGGACATCCGCAGGCTCGCCCTGCCGGGGTACGACGACCCCGGCGAGGAGTATCTCGACGACGGGGTCAGGGAGGGCGGGCTGCTGCCGGACCTCCACCTGCTGCCCGGCCTGGACTGGCGGATCGACGGCTACGGGAAGATCGACAAGACGCTCCGCGCCACCTTCGCACTCGAGCCGGGCCGCAACTACTTCCACTTCGCCTACGACTGGCGCCGGGACAACCGTGCCCACGCGGTCCGGTTGGCCAGGGAGAGCGCGAAGTGGCTGGCCGACTGGCGGGAGCACTCCGGGAACCGGGACGCCAGGCTCGTCCTGCTCGCGCACTCCATGGGCGGCCTGGTCGCCCGCTACTTCCTCGAATGCTGCGAGGGGTGGCGCAGCACCCGCAGTCTGGTCACGTTCGGGACCCCGTTCACCGGATCGATGAACTCCCTCGACTTCCTGGTCAACGGCTACCGCAAGAAGCTGGGCCCCGTCACGCTGCTCGACCTCACCGAGACGCTGCGCACCTTCACCTCGGTGTACCAACTGCTGCCCGCCTTCCGCTGCCTCGACACCGGCGGACCGCAGTTGGAGCGGCTGCGCGACCTCCCGCTGCTCCACGGGGTGGACCCGGTGCGGTTCGCCGCGGCGACGGCCTTCCACGACGAGATCGATCGGGCGGTCGCGACCCATCTGGCGGACGACTACGAGGGCACGGGCGGATACGCGATCCGGCCGGTCGTCGGCGAGTTCCAGGCGACCAGGCAGTCCGCCCGACCGGTCGACTCCCGGTTGCGCATGCTGGAGACCTGGAACGGCGTCGACCAGGACGGCGACGGGACCGTTCCCCGGCTTTCGTCCTTCCCCCAGGAGTCCTACAGCAGCCAGCAGAACGTCATGTTCGCCGCCCAGAAGCACGGATCCCTGCAGAACGACGACGGCGTGCTCACCCAGGTGCACGGCCTGCTGCGGGGTGTGGACGTGCCCGCGAACTACCTGGCCGGGCTCGTCAGGGTGGGGGCGCGGATCGATGACGTCCACCTGGTGGGCGTCCCGCTGCCGCTCGCGGTCCGGGCCGATCTCGACGGCACCGACCTGGTGGCCAGGGTGGTCGACGCCGCCACCGGGCAGCTGATGAGCACGGTGCGGATCCCGGGCGTGGGCGAGGCGTGGACGAGCGCCGAAGTCCCGCCGCTCCCGGTCGGCGACTACCGGGTGAGCGTGGGCGGCGCCGCGCAGGTGGCCGCGGTGAGCGAGATCTTCACCGTGGTCGGCGAGGGCTGAGCCTTCGCTCACTCCATCGGGGTGATGCCCATGCCCCGAAGCCGGCGGATCGGCCACCGCCGCACGAGGGCACCGTCGCCGGCGCTGTACCTGGCCACCACCTGATCGCCCCGTTTGCGGGCGCTCTCGTACCGGTCGGGGCCCATGACGGTGGTGTCGAGGTGCGCCCAGCTCCCGGTGTCCGGCCAGCTCAGCCACCCCACCAGCGCGTGACCGGGGACCAGCACGATCTCGGGCTGCAGGGAAAGGTTCTCCAGCACGCTGGCGAAGAGCACCGTGCCGTCCAGGCAGTTCATCAGACCGTGCTCCAGGCTCTCCCTGGGGAGCCTGACGCGTTGGCCGGCCGCGCCCTCCTCGGGGTTGTAGGAGATCACCGAGTTGACGTAGGCCATCCGTTGATCCGCTGCCAGCGTCTCGTAGACGGCGCGGACCTGGCCCTCGACGGCCTCGGCCGAGCCCTGGTAGCCGAGCAGCATGCGGTCGGGGTGCCGCTCGACGACCTGGCGGGTGAAGGCGATGACCTCGCGCGTGTGGGGGGTGACGAAAGCACCGAGATAGCGGGTCAGGTCGACCACGGCGCCGGTCGAGGGGTCCAGGGTCTGGGTCGGGGCGGTGTCCCGGGCGAGCAGCCAGATCGGCGTGGTGCGCTCGACCTCGGTGAGCCGGGTGTCGAGATCCTCGACGCGGACCGAGACGGTGGCACGGGTGAGCTCGGTGACCGCCGCCAGCGCACTGGGGTAGAAGGTCGGCAGCAGGTCGATCGAGCGGGTCCTGCCCGAGTCGAGCTCGACCGTGTCGATCGCGGCCGCCGAGTAGCCCTCGACCGTGCAGCTCACGCGCAGCCGCCTGGTCTCGCGCTCGTTGGTCCGGTGCACGCTCATCGTCACCAGCGGGCTCTCCCGGACGTCGAGCAGGTGGCAGAAGGCGGTCGGGACATGGGACATCCGCACCCGGGCCGTCGCCTCCAGCCCGGTGGAGGCCGCACCGAGCAGGCCGCTGGAGTCACGGGTATCGAGAACGACGGCGTCCTTCGTCCGGGCGGCCGCGCTCTGCGCCGCGAGCACGGACAGGTCGTGCTCGGCGCGGGCGAGTTCGTCGAGGTCCCCCTCGGCGTCCGGGCCGTACGCCTCCTGCCGCAGTCGTGCGACCCGGAGTCTCGCGTCGTACTCACGCAGGCGCAGTTCCTCGGCCTCGATCACGACGCCGTGTCCCCGTTCGGGACCGGCGGCGGCACGAAGCAGGCGGCCGGGGAGCCGTAGAGGCAGTAGAAGAGCCAGGACGGATCGGCCTCGGCGCGCTCGAAGTCCTCCTTGGTCCGGCGCAGTGCCTCGCCGACGGGCAGCCGGTCCGCGAGCAGGTGCTGGTAGAAGGCGGCCGCGAACCGCATCGCCACGCCCCTGTCCACCGGCGCGACGCACCCCACGAAGGCGGAGGCCCCGTGATCGAAGAAGCTCGCCCCGAGCCCCGGTTGAACATTCACCGTCGGGTTCCCCTGCGCCGCACCGGCCGCCGACGAGCAGGCGTTCGCGAAGACGAGGGGGCCGGGGGAGGCGAACTTCATA
This genomic window contains:
- a CDS encoding DUF4185 domain-containing protein, with amino-acid sequence MSQPSQPRRPDAGEPTRRSLLRAGAGLTLGAGLLGATAGSAFAGPAARRAALAPMAQTGAALCDTPGDSANAQGLGSGDLGIPYFREHDGSWGYVFGDSWANAAQQNPYLGSPVMLAQSNFDSSGGSPISFTWAMPTGGRAAQLFNYAHQTDNGYGWEFSRIPNDCIEFGGRTYIQYTSVATWTPPAGYDGSLMSGVAYSDDYGVTWQDYPYHWAGDTQHNNQSMYGMWSFAGIDPDGWLYIFSKRWNGTHRNTADGGAIQLFRIQPNDFRAGNFGAQQNWAYLNGSWQWTQAAAPSIILSGNNIGEFSVKRINGTYCMSYFDVVDYSICTRTAPRPDAVWSAPTPQIVGNNVLPPSHWGRPQLPYLYGGYIHPGSASANSLTLIVSQWNGQQGQSPYRVLQYDGINP
- a CDS encoding LysR family transcriptional regulator, with product METRRLQILAELSRLGSMRAVADVLGVTTSTVSQQIAALAREMDTALIEPVGRLVRLTPAGRRLAEHAVTILAAVETAHRDLGPGAEPNGTLRVAGFATAIRGYLLPVVVDLAATSPRVHILIREHEPAESLELLAADEVDLALTYDYNLAPVAEDPTISATPLWTARWGLGVPADAEPGEGTTLDTFARFREHDWIVNSRNTADEEVIRTLASMAGFRPRVTHQADSLDLVQEMIAAGLGVALLPIGFPTQPGVRLVRLAGPDVELRAYAVARHGRLDWPPLALVTELLSATARG
- a CDS encoding lipopolysaccharide assembly protein LapA domain-containing protein, translated to MAQTSRPRKSSLTVKGREVRLRTIGLGVLMVLAIWFIAANTASVDVKLWVSTVTMPLWLVLTVTLLVGMIIGVGLARRRAKRRP
- a CDS encoding neprosin family prolyl endopeptidase; protein product: MSLRRTLTALGAAALGLSLLLLAQGADAATYRNGAWFSYVSGQQTTDANGAGVTMMQATPYVASAQGHSLQELSVQDANQQSTVEVGWTVDPQVNGDYLPHLFVFHWVDGQVSCYNGCGFVPATGTSARPGMAVTSGAAATYQIDHDAGTQAWWIYYNGQAVGDFPDSLWQDPTTHADTFTRAQLVSAFGEVADPDPVSRSWMGNGSCGSWSDSSAISGYQLYGSADQPNLTVRATDPGSYNSGSATATSFQLGGSGSGTC
- a CDS encoding helix-turn-helix domain-containing protein; translation: MDGSTDRLGGLSSTDREDQQVGRQEQPLDAEEGPLALFALELRELRRQAGSPPYRRLATRINYSASTLADAAGGRRLPSEAVLAAFVTACGGDAVEWERRRVRTHQLITRPPAVVAEPAAVEEEVAVEKEVVEVGPQADGRPRSASPRRVLLPLVALLFALTFSACVPGDSAAPAASGALAALTTRASLQATARWLRPGTDIPPQYVGLIIEAGTTCPEPEITPALVAAMLKAESGFDPNLSDPVKDEYGIARWTPRVLRYYLPPDRQATVPVPPFTPEDSIPAVGRMLCAIAPELQGVPGDPALNLAAAYRTATWVVQQQNQARLAAIQPYLDQVGANLQRYRPQQQPS
- a CDS encoding EamA family transporter, which codes for MSPLEAVTSRPAAPRPAARPRLTGAQGGALMAMGAMSSVQLGLALSVPLFAQLGAVGTAGLRLAWAGVLVLLLVRPRPRDFARRDLLACALLGLVTAGMVMLFMLSAARIPLGTASALEFLGPLSISLLRPGGGRKHWAALAAAGVVLLTEPWHGGIDPAGLGFALGAAVCWAGYILLTQRVGDQVTGLKGLAVSLPVAGVVATLVAAPSELGRATWPLVFVMLGLAALSTVLPFTLEFLALRRLTAGAFGTLMSLEPAIALVMGVLVLGQVPGPAPAAGVVLVVIAGAGATRTGGREAETETEAVPDSEVRAPALCA
- a CDS encoding XdhC family protein, encoding MGSSNEFDILDAVHPWYLAGEPFALATVVGTFRSAPRPPGAAMAVSASGVVVGSVSGGCVEGAVYEEAREVLMSERRVLRTYGVSDDDAFEAGLTCGGTLQIFVEPVSRRSFPELPDVMGALKDGEPVAVATVVAGPDSGPGGLGRRLVVWPDRASGTLGSVALDRVVTVDVRGLLEQGTTTLRHYSPAGRCADRAELADLDDLAVFVRSFVPPPRLLVFGAIDFAAAVAELGAFLGYRVTVCDARPVFATAERFPHADEVVVRWPHDYLTEEAAAGRLDDRTVVTVLTHDPKFDVPLLTVALRLPQLAYVGALGSRRTQRDRLARLREVGLDDQELARLSAPAGLDLGARTPQETAVSIAAEIIAARWGGTGRPLARGHGPIHTAIAPDESGAR